One Ictalurus furcatus strain D&B chromosome 25, Billie_1.0, whole genome shotgun sequence DNA window includes the following coding sequences:
- the LOC128601252 gene encoding cytochrome c oxidase subunit 7A2, mitochondrial isoform X1 gives MAHVVPLNREQEVVWDLTPISVSVSLAGENKREKEIMYRHVVALQQLSRRTLTSTARRLVENKVPQKQKLFQENNGIPVHLKGGAGDAILYRTTMGLTILGTVFVIYELVKASLPHKKE, from the exons ATGGCGCATGTAGTGCCCTTAAACAGGGAGCAGGAAGTCGTTTGGGATTTAACCCCTATTTCCGTCTCGGTGTCCTTGGCTGGAGAGAATAAGCGAGAGAAGGAGATAATGTATAGACACGTTGTG GCACTTCAGCAGCTGTCCCGACGGACGCTCACTAGTACCGCTCGCAGGCTGGTGGAGAATAAAGTGCCCCAGAAGCAAAAGCTGTTCCAG GAGAATAATGGCATACCAGTTCATTTGAAGGGTGGAGCAGGTGATGCCATCCTGTACCGCACCACAATGGGCCTCACCATCTTGG gAACCGTCTTTGTAATATATGAGCTGGTCAAGGCATCGCTCCCTCacaaaaaggaataa
- the LOC128601252 gene encoding uncharacterized protein LOC128601252 isoform X2: protein MAHVVPLNREQEVVWDLTPISVSVSLAGENKREKEIMYRHVVALQQLSRRTLTSTARRLVENKVPQKQKLFQVVALETCPTDKYIIAEQGSNTLTCVWCAD, encoded by the exons ATGGCGCATGTAGTGCCCTTAAACAGGGAGCAGGAAGTCGTTTGGGATTTAACCCCTATTTCCGTCTCGGTGTCCTTGGCTGGAGAGAATAAGCGAGAGAAGGAGATAATGTATAGACACGTTGTG GCACTTCAGCAGCTGTCCCGACGGACGCTCACTAGTACCGCTCGCAGGCTGGTGGAGAATAAAGTGCCCCAGAAGCAAAAGCTGTTCCAG GTTGTTGCACTCGAAACATGTCCAACAGATAAGTATATCATAGCTGAACAAGGCTCTAATACACTAACCTGCGTATGGTGTGCTGATTGA